The sequence TCTTTAACATTTTGTTTTTTAATTACTTTTCTCCATATGTCACTCAAAAGACGTTGTATCTTATAGTCTGGCGTACTGCTCAAAGATGCGCTACACACTCCCATATACATTAAGGAGAACAATATGGGTTTTTTAAACGCCAGTACTTCATTTACTCGATATAAGATTACAGACCCTGTGCCAAAAGAGCTTTGGCCAGAGATTCCTGAAAAGCTTCGTCAATTTTCTTTCAAAGAAATTGAAGACTCTGCGGAAGAACGCGGTTGGGGCTGGGTATGTTTTGATGATATGTTAGATTCTTATTGGCACACTGCCCCGCCTGAGAAGGGTGCATATCTAACATTTTCTCTTCGCCTTGATACACGCCGCATCCCCGCAGCAGTTATGAAAAAGCATGTTGCGATTGCAATCAAAGAAGAAGAACGCAAAATTAAAGAACAAGGTAAAAAAT comes from Halodesulfovibrio sp. and encodes:
- the rdgC gene encoding recombination-associated protein RdgC, producing the protein MGFLNASTSFTRYKITDPVPKELWPEIPEKLRQFSFKEIEDSAEERGWGWVCFDDMLDSYWHTAPPEKGAYLTFSLRLDTRRIPAAVMKKHVAIAIKEEERKIKEQGKKYVSRERKKELKEQVQLKLRARTLPVPAEFHVVWNMQTNDVYFASTQAKVLELFVDYFAQSFGIDLEPMTPYSLAVSLMGEDIAEKLDTVEPAHFA